A segment of the Bartonella henselae str. Houston-1 genome:
TATTGCCACCATTCCCACCATTCCCATATCCGCCTTTTCCTATCGTTATCACGTCATTATTCTGCAATTGGCGTTTTTGAATTTTTAGAGTAACACATTCACCGCCACCACCACCTCCACGTTGACCACCGCTACCGCCAGCTCCCCAAGCCGTAATTTCAATTTCCGTATCATCTGAGACACCGTCAGGCCAGGGAATATTGCCACTCTGCAGCATGGTAATTTCAACGTATTCTTCTTTACGTTTTTTGATTAAAGAATCTAATAAAGCATCCACTTGCGCCTTGGTATAAACAAGATCACCATCGACTTTTAAAGGTCCTTTAAGCAAGCTTCCCTTTGTGCTTAGGTTGGTGACCACTTCATTATTATGGGTGAGGCTAAACGGAGAATTTCCTAATAGCTCTAAGCCACCACTCATCGTGACTTTGCTGGTAAATTTATTGTAATTCCGCCATTCATTTGGATTTGCTAGGCGCCCATAGCTTGTCAGATCTTGATTGATTTTGGCTCTAAAATCATCAAGCCCCACGATATCTTCGGTTTTATGTTGGTGCGCACCTAACAGGGAGACAGCACTGCCAAAGGTAAAGTTATTGTTGCTTGATTTGTAGAGCACATAATTGTTAGCAGCATCTTTTGCTCCCTCGATATCGCTTAAATCAGCAAAAGTGAAGGTTTTATCCGCTGCCATTTTACCATTGAGAGCGCTTTCTAGATCTGTGATTTCGCTTATGGTATGCGTGTGTTGTAAAGGTGCCTTTTCGTCTATTTTTTTCTCAACTTGCGCTATTGCCTGATCAATCTTGGTCAAGTTTTCACGCAAAATAGGGAATTCAGAACTGATAAAACGCCCCTCTTTAGGCAATTCCATGTCGAGTTTTTTGGTTTTTGTCATCTCTCATTTTCCCCTCATAATATGCCGGCGCCAAAATCACGCACCATGGAGCGTGCAGCAGGTCCACCGGTAAGCGTGATTTTAAGGCGTGCTTGTCGTGCTGTTTTGTCACCACTGATAAATTTGCGTTCTGTCCAAAGTGGTTCAGCAAGTTGTTCTGTTTCGTCGAGTTTTAAAGGGACAAAGGTACCATCATCCAGTTGCATCTCGAGGGTGAAAGAGGAACCGCCCGGCAAGAAGGTTTTGATATAGCTGGTCAATCTTGCCTTTTCCCCAAAGGCAAAAGCCCGCGTGATATAAGTTGCTGTTTTATGAATCTTTCCTGCAATCAACTGAACCGGGGCAAATAACACCGGTGAAAGCTTCTCTGTGCCTTTAAGAATGGCGCGAAGCTTGACCTTTTCACTGATATATTCGCTAAGGCTTAGCAATTGAAAGGGTAGCAGTTGGTAAATCGTGCCGTTGTTGCGTTCAATTTCAAAGATGACAGAGCAATCGCTTGAAGGCAATTCGACAGCTGCACGCACTTGCAAATCAGAACAATCCACAAGATCAAAGGTGCCTAAATCAACCATCTTTTCTGTTTGCCTGTAGCGTGCAGCCAACACCC
Coding sequences within it:
- a CDS encoding Bgr_08870 family protein, with the translated sequence MTKTKKLDMELPKEGRFISSEFPILRENLTKIDQAIAQVEKKIDEKAPLQHTHTISEITDLESALNGKMAADKTFTFADLSDIEGAKDAANNYVLYKSSNNNFTFGSAVSLLGAHQHKTEDIVGLDDFRAKINQDLTSYGRLANPNEWRNYNKFTSKVTMSGGLELLGNSPFSLTHNNEVVTNLSTKGSLLKGPLKVDGDLVYTKAQVDALLDSLIKKRKEEYVEITMLQSGNIPWPDGVSDDTEIEITAWGAGGSGGQRGGGGGGECVTLKIQKRQLQNNDVITIGKGGYGNGGNGGNTLVGSVLTARGGKGNNGYIGGNSGGGVSGGSGSMSNNESGFSGKSHAWHGGGGGGGGTNNGRGGNGGDSSYGGAGGGGSGGDGRVPNNGGNGGKSQYGGNGGNGAELGKGGGGGGGYRDGEDGTASGAGRGGDGAVKLKVFV